In a genomic window of Hippoglossus stenolepis isolate QCI-W04-F060 chromosome 15, HSTE1.2, whole genome shotgun sequence:
- the tm4sf21a gene encoding transmembrane 4 L6 family member 1 yields the protein MCTGKCSRCVAVTLYPLALISIICNIVLFFPDGDVKYAQDGHITEEVKYMGGLVGGGLMVLLPALYIHLTGSQGCCANRCGMFLSIAFAAVGVAGALYSFIVAVLGLQNGPLCKVLLVWATPFKNSDPSYLTDHTWWGTCTAPNNIVEFNIGLFATLLATSALQLILCAAQMINGLLGCLCGTCIDKGPL from the exons ATGTGCACTGGGAAATGTTCCCGCTGCGTTGCGGTTACTCTGTACCCGTTGGCGCTCATATCCATCATCTGTAACATTGTGTTGTTCTTTCCTGATGGGGATGTCAAGTACGCCCAAGATGGACATATCACCGAGGAGGTGAAGTACATGGGGGGACTCGTTGGAGGGGGTTTGATG GTGCTGCTGCCAGCTCTTTACATCCACCTGACGGGGTCACAGGGCTGCTGTGCGAATCGCTGTGGG ATGTTCTTATCTATCGCGTTCGCTGCAGTTGGTGTGGCCGGTGCCCTGTACAGCTTCATTGTGGCCGTGCTCGGCCTGCAGAACGGGCCCCTCTGCAAAGTCCTGCTGGTTTGGGCGACACCGTTTAAAAACAG TGACCCGAGTTACCTGACTGATCACACGTGGTGGGGTACATGCACAGCGCCCAACAACATTGTGGAGTTCAACATTGGATTGTTCGCCACTCTGCTGGCCACCAGCGCCCTGCAGCTCATTCTCTGTGCCGCCCAGATGATCAATGGGCTCTTAGGCTGCCTGTGTGGAACCTGCATCGACAAAGGG CCACTGTGA